Proteins co-encoded in one Corylus avellana chromosome ca9, CavTom2PMs-1.0 genomic window:
- the LOC132192027 gene encoding YTH domain-containing protein ECT4-like isoform X2: MSGVAPPPDQAADLLQSLSLDSEPERLEVTEPAKKYGLVDSSDPVKGMAKPLNPNASNFSNGYQPSTYYYGGYDNQGNEWNGYSKYVNPDGGMAHSVYGDNSSFMYHQGYGYSPYATYPSPGSPAPTMGQDGQLYGPQHYQYPIPYHQASAQTTRPYPPSQVNVPQREISTSVAADQVPLSVGAAEGNPNIIATGGRVNEKNGLKAQRPSVQNSSWNSYAAYERGGSPVGFPSLPTQDPRFGFDEIRLPNTSLIDGQSKRGARARSSSPFMHANDISSWRNQNLCHHPHFMNWHDARPASGLGLASGFMNQMYPSNGMYGQYGNTFGGLGFGSFGYDSRIGGRGQALDNKHKRRGYGNGAFGYGNENLDGANELSKGPRAKGFDSRNQNGFGPITLAVKGQKLPLPENNNKEDNLPLIPNKEEYNREDFPEDYSDAKFFVIKSYSEDDVHKSIKYGVWASTRNGNKKLDTAYQEAKEKPGGCPVFLLFSVNSSGQFVGLAEMIGPVNFEKTVEYWQQDKWNGCFPVKWHIIKDVPNSLLRHITLENNENKPVTNSRDTQEVKFDQGIQILKILKGHLSKICILDDFGFYEARQRTIQEKKVKQHESQVQVGNPSDAVTDVGKEKLPNASDTAWIKAPVAAEAAALDKAQGDVKLSEEKGSAAAASEKKVVPNGAC; encoded by the exons ATGTCTGGCGTTGCTCCGCCGCCCGATC AAGCTGCAGATTTACTGCAGAGTTTGTCATTAGACTCTGAGCCTGAGAGACTCGAAGTTACTGAGCCTGCAAAGAAG TATGGGCTGGTGGATTCCAGTGACCCCGTTAAGGGTATGGCCAAGCCATTGAACCCAAACGCCAGCAACTTCTCTAATGGATACCAGCCTTCTACCTATTATTATGGAG GTTATGATAATCAAGGTAACGAGTGGAACGGTTACTCTAAATATGTCAATCCTGATGGTGGAATGGCTCAT AGTGTTTATGGTGATAATAGCTCTTTCATGTATCACCAAGGTTATGGTTACTCACCATATGCAACGTATCCCTCGCCTGGTTCACCTGCTCCTACCATGGGGCAGGATGGTCAACTGTATGGGCCACAACATTACCAGTACCCTATTCCTTATCATCAAGCCTCTGCCCAAACTACCAGGCCTTATCCACCGAGTCAAGTTAATGTGCCTCAGCGAGAAATTTCAACTTCAGTTGCAGCTGATCAAGTGCCTCTGTCTGTTGGAGCAGCTGAAGGAAACCCTAATATTATAGCAACTGGTGGGCGTGTGAATGAAAAGAATGGCTTGAAGGCACAAAGACCTAGTGTTCAAAACTCATCTTGGAATTCATATGCTGCTTATGAAAGGGGAGGCTCACCTGTGGGTTTTCCTTCATTGCCCACTCAAGATCCAAGATTTGGCTTTGATGAAATTAGGTTGCCAAATACCTCACTAATTGATGGTCAGTCCAAACGTGGTGCGCGTGCTCGGTCCTCTTCGCCATTCATGCATGCCAACGATATCTCATCTTGGAGGAATCAAAATCTTTGTCATCATCCACATTTCATG AATTGGCATGATGCAAGACCAGCATCTGGATTGGGCCTGGCTTCTGGATTCATGAACCAAATGTACCCAAGCAATGGGATGTATGGCCAATATGGAAATACATTTGGAGGTTTAGGTTTTGGATCTTTTGGCTATGATTCGAGGATAGGTGGCCGTGGGCAAGCTCTCGATAATAAGCATAAACGGAGGGGTTATGGCAATGGTGCTTTCGGATATGGCAATGAGAATTTGGATGGTGCAAATGAGCTGAGTAAGGGACCTAGAGCCAAGGGTTTTGATAGTAGGAACCAAAACGGGTTTGGACCTATTACTTTAGCTGTTAAAGGACAGAAGCTGCCATTGCCtgagaacaacaataaagaggACAATCTGCCTCTAATTCCAAATAAGGAAGAGTACAATAGAGAAGATTTTCCTGAGGACTATTCAGATGCAAAATTCTTTGTTATTAAATCATATAGTGAGGATGATGTTCATAAAAGTATCAAGTATGGTGTGTGGGCCAGTACCCGTAATGGCAATAAGAAGTTGGACACAGCATACCAGGAAGCTAAGGAGAAGCCTGGTGGCTGTCCTGTATTTCTGTTATTCTCT GTCAACAGTAGTGGGCAATTTGTGGGTTTAGCGGAGATGATTGGCCCCGtcaattttgagaaaactgTAGAATATTGGCAGCAGGACAAGTGGAACGGTTGTTTCCCTGTGAAGTGGCATATCATAAAGGATGTTCCTAATAGTTTGTTGAGGCACATAACACTAGAAAACAATGAGAATAAGCCTGTCACTAATAGCAGGGATACGCAGGAG GTTAAGTTTGATCAGGGCATTCAAATTCTTAAAATCTTGAAGGGTCATTTGAGCAAGATATGCATCCTAGATGATTTTGGATTTTACGAGGCTCGCCAGAGGACAATACAGGAAAAAAAGGTTAAGCAACACGAGTCCCAAGTACAG GTTGGGAACCCCAGTGATGCTGTAACAGATGTAGGGAAAGAGAAGTTGCCAAATGCTTCAGACACAGCTTGGATAAAGGCACCGGTGGCTGCAGAAGCAGCAGCACTGGATAAGGCACAGGGGGATGTAAAGCTTTCAGAAGAAAAGGGATCAGCTGCTGCAGCTTCAGAAAAAAAAGTTGTTCCCAATGGAGCTTGCTAA
- the LOC132192027 gene encoding YTH domain-containing protein ECT4-like isoform X1, whose amino-acid sequence MSGVAPPPDRILPTYPHLEAADLLQSLSLDSEPERLEVTEPAKKYGLVDSSDPVKGMAKPLNPNASNFSNGYQPSTYYYGGYDNQGNEWNGYSKYVNPDGGMAHSVYGDNSSFMYHQGYGYSPYATYPSPGSPAPTMGQDGQLYGPQHYQYPIPYHQASAQTTRPYPPSQVNVPQREISTSVAADQVPLSVGAAEGNPNIIATGGRVNEKNGLKAQRPSVQNSSWNSYAAYERGGSPVGFPSLPTQDPRFGFDEIRLPNTSLIDGQSKRGARARSSSPFMHANDISSWRNQNLCHHPHFMNWHDARPASGLGLASGFMNQMYPSNGMYGQYGNTFGGLGFGSFGYDSRIGGRGQALDNKHKRRGYGNGAFGYGNENLDGANELSKGPRAKGFDSRNQNGFGPITLAVKGQKLPLPENNNKEDNLPLIPNKEEYNREDFPEDYSDAKFFVIKSYSEDDVHKSIKYGVWASTRNGNKKLDTAYQEAKEKPGGCPVFLLFSVNSSGQFVGLAEMIGPVNFEKTVEYWQQDKWNGCFPVKWHIIKDVPNSLLRHITLENNENKPVTNSRDTQEVKFDQGIQILKILKGHLSKICILDDFGFYEARQRTIQEKKVKQHESQVQVGNPSDAVTDVGKEKLPNASDTAWIKAPVAAEAAALDKAQGDVKLSEEKGSAAAASEKKVVPNGAC is encoded by the exons ATGTCTGGCGTTGCTCCGCCGCCCGATCGTATCCTTCCTACCTACCCTCATCTGG AAGCTGCAGATTTACTGCAGAGTTTGTCATTAGACTCTGAGCCTGAGAGACTCGAAGTTACTGAGCCTGCAAAGAAG TATGGGCTGGTGGATTCCAGTGACCCCGTTAAGGGTATGGCCAAGCCATTGAACCCAAACGCCAGCAACTTCTCTAATGGATACCAGCCTTCTACCTATTATTATGGAG GTTATGATAATCAAGGTAACGAGTGGAACGGTTACTCTAAATATGTCAATCCTGATGGTGGAATGGCTCAT AGTGTTTATGGTGATAATAGCTCTTTCATGTATCACCAAGGTTATGGTTACTCACCATATGCAACGTATCCCTCGCCTGGTTCACCTGCTCCTACCATGGGGCAGGATGGTCAACTGTATGGGCCACAACATTACCAGTACCCTATTCCTTATCATCAAGCCTCTGCCCAAACTACCAGGCCTTATCCACCGAGTCAAGTTAATGTGCCTCAGCGAGAAATTTCAACTTCAGTTGCAGCTGATCAAGTGCCTCTGTCTGTTGGAGCAGCTGAAGGAAACCCTAATATTATAGCAACTGGTGGGCGTGTGAATGAAAAGAATGGCTTGAAGGCACAAAGACCTAGTGTTCAAAACTCATCTTGGAATTCATATGCTGCTTATGAAAGGGGAGGCTCACCTGTGGGTTTTCCTTCATTGCCCACTCAAGATCCAAGATTTGGCTTTGATGAAATTAGGTTGCCAAATACCTCACTAATTGATGGTCAGTCCAAACGTGGTGCGCGTGCTCGGTCCTCTTCGCCATTCATGCATGCCAACGATATCTCATCTTGGAGGAATCAAAATCTTTGTCATCATCCACATTTCATG AATTGGCATGATGCAAGACCAGCATCTGGATTGGGCCTGGCTTCTGGATTCATGAACCAAATGTACCCAAGCAATGGGATGTATGGCCAATATGGAAATACATTTGGAGGTTTAGGTTTTGGATCTTTTGGCTATGATTCGAGGATAGGTGGCCGTGGGCAAGCTCTCGATAATAAGCATAAACGGAGGGGTTATGGCAATGGTGCTTTCGGATATGGCAATGAGAATTTGGATGGTGCAAATGAGCTGAGTAAGGGACCTAGAGCCAAGGGTTTTGATAGTAGGAACCAAAACGGGTTTGGACCTATTACTTTAGCTGTTAAAGGACAGAAGCTGCCATTGCCtgagaacaacaataaagaggACAATCTGCCTCTAATTCCAAATAAGGAAGAGTACAATAGAGAAGATTTTCCTGAGGACTATTCAGATGCAAAATTCTTTGTTATTAAATCATATAGTGAGGATGATGTTCATAAAAGTATCAAGTATGGTGTGTGGGCCAGTACCCGTAATGGCAATAAGAAGTTGGACACAGCATACCAGGAAGCTAAGGAGAAGCCTGGTGGCTGTCCTGTATTTCTGTTATTCTCT GTCAACAGTAGTGGGCAATTTGTGGGTTTAGCGGAGATGATTGGCCCCGtcaattttgagaaaactgTAGAATATTGGCAGCAGGACAAGTGGAACGGTTGTTTCCCTGTGAAGTGGCATATCATAAAGGATGTTCCTAATAGTTTGTTGAGGCACATAACACTAGAAAACAATGAGAATAAGCCTGTCACTAATAGCAGGGATACGCAGGAG GTTAAGTTTGATCAGGGCATTCAAATTCTTAAAATCTTGAAGGGTCATTTGAGCAAGATATGCATCCTAGATGATTTTGGATTTTACGAGGCTCGCCAGAGGACAATACAGGAAAAAAAGGTTAAGCAACACGAGTCCCAAGTACAG GTTGGGAACCCCAGTGATGCTGTAACAGATGTAGGGAAAGAGAAGTTGCCAAATGCTTCAGACACAGCTTGGATAAAGGCACCGGTGGCTGCAGAAGCAGCAGCACTGGATAAGGCACAGGGGGATGTAAAGCTTTCAGAAGAAAAGGGATCAGCTGCTGCAGCTTCAGAAAAAAAAGTTGTTCCCAATGGAGCTTGCTAA
- the LOC132192027 gene encoding YTH domain-containing protein ECT2-like isoform X3, with amino-acid sequence MAHSVYGDNSSFMYHQGYGYSPYATYPSPGSPAPTMGQDGQLYGPQHYQYPIPYHQASAQTTRPYPPSQVNVPQREISTSVAADQVPLSVGAAEGNPNIIATGGRVNEKNGLKAQRPSVQNSSWNSYAAYERGGSPVGFPSLPTQDPRFGFDEIRLPNTSLIDGQSKRGARARSSSPFMHANDISSWRNQNLCHHPHFMNWHDARPASGLGLASGFMNQMYPSNGMYGQYGNTFGGLGFGSFGYDSRIGGRGQALDNKHKRRGYGNGAFGYGNENLDGANELSKGPRAKGFDSRNQNGFGPITLAVKGQKLPLPENNNKEDNLPLIPNKEEYNREDFPEDYSDAKFFVIKSYSEDDVHKSIKYGVWASTRNGNKKLDTAYQEAKEKPGGCPVFLLFSVNSSGQFVGLAEMIGPVNFEKTVEYWQQDKWNGCFPVKWHIIKDVPNSLLRHITLENNENKPVTNSRDTQEVKFDQGIQILKILKGHLSKICILDDFGFYEARQRTIQEKKVKQHESQVQVGNPSDAVTDVGKEKLPNASDTAWIKAPVAAEAAALDKAQGDVKLSEEKGSAAAASEKKVVPNGAC; translated from the exons ATGGCTCAT AGTGTTTATGGTGATAATAGCTCTTTCATGTATCACCAAGGTTATGGTTACTCACCATATGCAACGTATCCCTCGCCTGGTTCACCTGCTCCTACCATGGGGCAGGATGGTCAACTGTATGGGCCACAACATTACCAGTACCCTATTCCTTATCATCAAGCCTCTGCCCAAACTACCAGGCCTTATCCACCGAGTCAAGTTAATGTGCCTCAGCGAGAAATTTCAACTTCAGTTGCAGCTGATCAAGTGCCTCTGTCTGTTGGAGCAGCTGAAGGAAACCCTAATATTATAGCAACTGGTGGGCGTGTGAATGAAAAGAATGGCTTGAAGGCACAAAGACCTAGTGTTCAAAACTCATCTTGGAATTCATATGCTGCTTATGAAAGGGGAGGCTCACCTGTGGGTTTTCCTTCATTGCCCACTCAAGATCCAAGATTTGGCTTTGATGAAATTAGGTTGCCAAATACCTCACTAATTGATGGTCAGTCCAAACGTGGTGCGCGTGCTCGGTCCTCTTCGCCATTCATGCATGCCAACGATATCTCATCTTGGAGGAATCAAAATCTTTGTCATCATCCACATTTCATG AATTGGCATGATGCAAGACCAGCATCTGGATTGGGCCTGGCTTCTGGATTCATGAACCAAATGTACCCAAGCAATGGGATGTATGGCCAATATGGAAATACATTTGGAGGTTTAGGTTTTGGATCTTTTGGCTATGATTCGAGGATAGGTGGCCGTGGGCAAGCTCTCGATAATAAGCATAAACGGAGGGGTTATGGCAATGGTGCTTTCGGATATGGCAATGAGAATTTGGATGGTGCAAATGAGCTGAGTAAGGGACCTAGAGCCAAGGGTTTTGATAGTAGGAACCAAAACGGGTTTGGACCTATTACTTTAGCTGTTAAAGGACAGAAGCTGCCATTGCCtgagaacaacaataaagaggACAATCTGCCTCTAATTCCAAATAAGGAAGAGTACAATAGAGAAGATTTTCCTGAGGACTATTCAGATGCAAAATTCTTTGTTATTAAATCATATAGTGAGGATGATGTTCATAAAAGTATCAAGTATGGTGTGTGGGCCAGTACCCGTAATGGCAATAAGAAGTTGGACACAGCATACCAGGAAGCTAAGGAGAAGCCTGGTGGCTGTCCTGTATTTCTGTTATTCTCT GTCAACAGTAGTGGGCAATTTGTGGGTTTAGCGGAGATGATTGGCCCCGtcaattttgagaaaactgTAGAATATTGGCAGCAGGACAAGTGGAACGGTTGTTTCCCTGTGAAGTGGCATATCATAAAGGATGTTCCTAATAGTTTGTTGAGGCACATAACACTAGAAAACAATGAGAATAAGCCTGTCACTAATAGCAGGGATACGCAGGAG GTTAAGTTTGATCAGGGCATTCAAATTCTTAAAATCTTGAAGGGTCATTTGAGCAAGATATGCATCCTAGATGATTTTGGATTTTACGAGGCTCGCCAGAGGACAATACAGGAAAAAAAGGTTAAGCAACACGAGTCCCAAGTACAG GTTGGGAACCCCAGTGATGCTGTAACAGATGTAGGGAAAGAGAAGTTGCCAAATGCTTCAGACACAGCTTGGATAAAGGCACCGGTGGCTGCAGAAGCAGCAGCACTGGATAAGGCACAGGGGGATGTAAAGCTTTCAGAAGAAAAGGGATCAGCTGCTGCAGCTTCAGAAAAAAAAGTTGTTCCCAATGGAGCTTGCTAA
- the LOC132191771 gene encoding ADP-glucose phosphorylase — protein MASPQVRSPELRKDSVTKRWVVFSPARAKRPSDFKSKSPTTQSQQQQECPFCLGHEHECAPEIFRVPSSSGLPWKIRVIENLYPALSRTLGDPFAQNNNPNASGSVGQVLGGFGFHDVVIETPVHSVQLSDLSPQELGEVLLAYKKRIQQLATHDAIKYVQVFKNYGASAGASMSHSHSQILALPVVPPTVSTRLDSAKEFFHETGKCSLCEVRVEDLLIDESSHFISIAPFAASFPFEIWIIPRHHSSHFHELDDAKAVDLGSLLKLMLRKMSFQLNNPPFNFMIHTSPLQLPDSQLPHIHWFLQIVPQLTGIGGFELGSGCYINPVFPEDAAKVLREVHIPE, from the exons ATGGCCTCGCCACAGGTTCGGAGCCCCGAGCTGAGGAAGGACTCGGTGACGAAGCGATGGGTCGTATTCTCGCCAGCCAGGGCCAAGAGACCCTCCGATTTCAAGTCCAAATCACCCACCACCCAATCCCAACAGCAGCAGGAGTGCCCCTTCTGCCTCGGCCACGAGCATGAGTGTGCCCCGGAGATCTTCCGGGTCCCGTCGAGCTCCGGCCTACCCTGGAAGATCCGGGTCATCGAGAATCTCTACCCGGCTCTCAGCCGCACTCTCGGTGACCCCTTTGCTCAAAACAACAACCCTAACGCTAGCGGTAGTGTTGGTCAGGTTTTGGGAGGGTTTGGGTTTCATGACGTGGTAATTGAGACCCCGGTTCACTCGGTTCAGCTCTCGGATCTGTCGCCTCAGGAGCTCGGCGAGGTTCTTCTCGCCTACAAGAAGCGAATCCAGCAGCTTGCCACCCATGATGCCATCAAATATGTGCAG GTGTTTAAAAACTATGGTGCTTCAGCTGGGGCGTCTATGAGCCACTCTCACAGTCAAATATTGGCTCTTCCAGTTGTTCCTCCCACTGTTTCTACCCGACTTGACAGTGCGAAGGAGTTTTTCCATGAGACTGGGAAATGTAGTCTTTGTGAAGTACGAGTGGAGGACCTCTTGATTGATGAATCATCCCATTTTATTTCCATTGCTCCTTTTGCTGCTTCGTTTCCTTTTGAGATATGGATTATTCCCCGTCATCACTCCTCTCATTTCCATGAACTGGATGATGCAAAG GCAGTTGATCTTGGTAGTTTACTGAAACTCATGCTCAGGAAGATGTCATTTCAGTTGAACAATCCACCATTCAATTTTATGATTCACACTTCACCACTTCAGCTTCCCGATTCGCAGCTACCTCACATTCATTGGTTTTTACAGATAGTTCCTCAATTAACCGGGATAGGGGGGTTTGAACTAGGATCCGGGTGTTATATAAATCCTGTATTTCCAGAGGATGCTGCTAAAGTTCTGAGGGAAGTACATATTCCAGAATAG